A single Methanocaldococcus bathoardescens DNA region contains:
- a CDS encoding vWA domain-containing protein gives MIRYDKYDKMVWERCKDKITFHLSEKETEIIFYLFFKYEVEILEENDLIKKIVRDRRFKNIKSITTLDENYSLIATEFFCEKFKEFKEKSKEEDISELLDELESYMENITSSFSSFGSGEGYKSHTDPKKKLELTEKLLKNNKLKEFIKILGKFKRMAIKKYKTKIKHFSGEKYSINFGNNLINLLPSEYKNFAEETLFIDLLRRYNENKLLNYKILENNENCGDFVVCLDLSGSMRGNKEIWAKAIALCLMDISLKRNKRYIAILFDDGVRDIKIYEKKVSFDEILDFASVFYGGGTNFEKPLREALKFNGDIVFITDGECEISLEFLEKIREEKQKRRIKIYSICINTKPTVSLKQISDNAITIYELTSKTAEKVFDILI, from the coding sequence ATGATTAGATATGATAAGTATGATAAGATGGTTTGGGAGAGATGTAAAGATAAAATTACCTTTCATTTAAGTGAAAAAGAGACGGAGATAATATTTTATTTATTCTTTAAGTATGAAGTTGAAATTTTGGAAGAAAACGATTTAATTAAAAAAATTGTAAGAGATAGAAGATTCAAGAATATAAAATCAATAACTACATTGGATGAAAACTATTCTTTAATTGCCACTGAATTTTTTTGTGAGAAATTTAAAGAGTTTAAGGAAAAAAGTAAAGAAGAGGATATAAGTGAGCTGTTAGATGAGCTTGAAAGTTATATGGAAAATATAACATCATCTTTCAGCTCTTTTGGTTCTGGTGAAGGATATAAAAGCCATACTGACCCAAAGAAAAAATTGGAATTAACTGAAAAGTTATTAAAAAACAATAAACTCAAAGAATTTATAAAAATATTAGGAAAATTTAAAAGAATGGCTATAAAAAAATATAAAACAAAAATTAAGCACTTTTCAGGAGAGAAGTATTCAATAAACTTTGGAAATAATTTAATAAATCTGCTTCCTTCAGAGTATAAAAACTTTGCTGAAGAAACACTTTTTATTGATTTGCTAAGGAGGTATAATGAAAATAAACTTTTAAATTATAAAATATTAGAAAATAATGAAAATTGCGGGGACTTTGTTGTTTGTTTGGACTTAAGTGGTTCTATGAGAGGAAACAAGGAGATTTGGGCAAAAGCAATTGCTCTCTGCTTAATGGATATATCTTTAAAAAGAAATAAAAGATATATTGCAATTTTGTTTGATGATGGTGTTAGAGACATAAAAATTTATGAAAAAAAGGTATCTTTTGATGAAATTTTAGATTTTGCCTCTGTATTTTATGGAGGAGGGACAAATTTTGAAAAACCGTTGAGAGAGGCGTTAAAATTTAATGGAGACATTGTTTTTATTACAGATGGAGAGTGTGAAATATCTTTGGAGTTTTTAGAGAAGATTAGAGAGGAGAAACAGAAGAGAAGAATAAAGATTTATTCCATATGCATAAATACAAAACCAACAGTTAGCTTAAAACAGATATCTGACAATGCTATAACAATCTATGAATTAACATCTAAGACAGCTGAAAAGGTTTTTGACATATTAATTTAA
- a CDS encoding DUF555 domain-containing protein, with product MPNYHVTLQAAYVVRNVDDVEDAISVTISQIGKMLNKEGLNYVDIDIGLTICPKCGELVDCVLVVARTALVGVLLSMKVFNAESPEHAIRIAKATIGKVLKNIPLEPVDVVELEK from the coding sequence ATGCCGAATTATCATGTGACTTTACAAGCTGCATATGTTGTGAGAAACGTAGATGATGTAGAAGACGCTATAAGCGTCACCATATCTCAAATAGGGAAAATGTTGAATAAAGAAGGATTAAACTATGTGGATATAGATATTGGATTAACCATCTGTCCAAAATGTGGAGAGTTGGTAGATTGTGTATTAGTTGTAGCAAGAACAGCTTTAGTTGGTGTTTTGTTATCTATGAAAGTCTTTAATGCTGAAAGTCCAGAGCATGCTATAAGAATAGCTAAAGCAACAATTGGAAAAGTTTTAAAAAATATTCCATTAGAACCTGTTGATGTTGTAGAGTTGGAAAAATAA
- a CDS encoding HAD family hydrolase, producing the protein MIILLDLNGTIATDGKIKEGVKERLSILKEKAEIYILSADTFGTLNEIAKDLNVKGIKVDREKYGSEKIAKLKILEDLKKENPDKKIIAIGNGNNDELLLKNADLGICVIGDEGAWSKTILSSDIVVKDINDALDLILKDNRLRATIRD; encoded by the coding sequence ATGATTATTCTTTTAGATTTAAATGGGACAATAGCCACTGATGGAAAGATAAAAGAAGGGGTTAAAGAAAGATTATCTATTTTAAAAGAAAAAGCTGAAATATATATTTTGTCGGCAGATACTTTTGGAACTTTAAATGAGATAGCAAAAGATTTAAACGTCAAGGGCATAAAAGTAGATAGAGAAAAATATGGTAGTGAAAAAATAGCTAAACTAAAAATTTTAGAGGACTTAAAAAAAGAAAATCCTGATAAAAAAATTATTGCCATAGGTAATGGAAACAATGATGAATTATTATTAAAAAATGCTGATTTGGGAATTTGCGTTATTGGAGATGAGGGAGCTTGGAGCAAAACAATATTAAGCTCAGATATTGTTGTTAAAGATATAAATGATGCTCTCGACTTGATATTAAAAGATAATCGGCTAAGAGCGACAATTAGAGATTAA
- the argB gene encoding acetylglutamate kinase, with protein MDMIEKAEILMEALPFIQKFYGKTFVIKYGGHAMIDEKAKNWTAQDVVLLKYVGIHPVVVHGGGPEINKAMEKMGKKPEFVHGLRVTDEETLDIVEMVLAGKINGDIVSKLSKFGGKAVGLSGKSGRIIIAKKKIKYIKNEKGEEIAVDLGRVGETVEVNTELLEILINNGYIPVISPIGLDEKGEAYNLNADTVAGDIAGALKAEKLILITDVDGIMDDINNPETLHRKLTASELKEMIEDGRIKGGMIPKAESALYALKHGVKSVHIINGKIPHALLLEIFTEEGIGTMITRD; from the coding sequence ATGGATATGATAGAAAAAGCAGAGATTTTAATGGAAGCTCTACCATTCATACAGAAATTCTATGGAAAGACTTTTGTTATAAAGTATGGTGGCCATGCGATGATTGATGAAAAGGCAAAGAATTGGACTGCCCAAGATGTTGTTTTGCTGAAGTATGTTGGAATACATCCAGTTGTTGTTCATGGTGGAGGGCCTGAAATTAACAAAGCTATGGAAAAGATGGGTAAAAAGCCAGAATTTGTTCATGGTTTAAGAGTTACTGATGAAGAAACTTTAGATATTGTTGAAATGGTCTTAGCTGGAAAAATTAATGGGGATATTGTTTCAAAACTATCAAAATTTGGTGGAAAGGCAGTTGGGTTATCAGGAAAATCTGGAAGGATTATAATTGCAAAGAAAAAAATAAAATACATTAAAAATGAGAAAGGGGAAGAGATAGCTGTAGATTTGGGTAGAGTTGGAGAAACAGTAGAGGTTAATACTGAACTTTTAGAAATTCTGATAAACAACGGCTATATTCCAGTCATATCACCAATTGGTTTGGATGAAAAAGGGGAGGCATATAACTTAAATGCTGATACGGTTGCTGGAGACATAGCTGGAGCTTTGAAAGCGGAAAAGCTTATTTTAATAACCGATGTCGATGGAATAATGGATGATATAAATAATCCAGAAACTTTGCATAGGAAATTAACTGCCTCAGAACTAAAAGAAATGATAGAAGATGGGAGGATAAAAGGAGGAATGATTCCAAAGGCAGAGAGTGCTTTATATGCTCTAAAACATGGAGTTAAAAGTGTTCATATAATTAATGGAAAAATACCTCATGCTTTATTGTTGGAAATATTTACAGAGGAAGGTATTGGAACTATGATAACAAGGGATTAA
- a CDS encoding FUN14 domain-containing protein: MDITQFFPDIGSGFVIGFVVGWAAKKAIKVVAFLIGIYILSLLYLAKIGVISINKEAFSALLGNLENSILVFGDKIIGLAHSISFGTSFLVGFGLGFKKG, encoded by the coding sequence ATGGATATTACTCAATTTTTTCCAGATATAGGTAGTGGATTTGTTATTGGATTTGTAGTTGGATGGGCTGCAAAAAAGGCTATAAAGGTAGTAGCATTTTTAATAGGGATTTATATATTAAGCTTACTTTACTTAGCTAAAATAGGTGTTATAAGTATTAATAAAGAGGCATTTTCAGCATTGCTTGGAAATCTTGAAAACTCAATATTGGTTTTTGGGGATAAGATTATTGGACTTGCACATTCAATATCCTTTGGAACCTCATTCCTTGTAGGATTTGGATTAGGATTTAAAAAAGGATAA